The Streptomyces sp. RKAG293 genome includes a region encoding these proteins:
- a CDS encoding MFS transporter, whose product MAQETTAPTGPPTAPGEIQDRRSVRLAISALALGMLLAALDQTIVSTALPTIVSDLGGIEHLSWVVTAYLLASTAATPLWGKLGDMYGRKKLFQTVIVIFLIGSALCGIAQNMPQLIAFRALQGLGGGGLMVLSMAIVGDIVPPRERGRYQGVFGAVFGASSVLGPLLGGVFTEELSWRWVFYINLPIGVVALAVIAAVLHIPVRRTTHRIDYLGMALVAAAATSLVLVTSLGGTTWAWSSPKIIGLAVLGLVLVAVFIVVERRAVEPVLPLRLFRIRTFWLVSVISFVIGFAMFGAMTYLPTFLQVVHGFSPTLSGVHMIPMVIGLLVSSTGSGQIVSRTGHYKIFPILGTGVTAIGLLLLHQLDEFTSTWVMSLYFLIFGLGLGLVMQVLILAVQNSVGYEDLGAATSGATFFRSIGASFGVSIFGTVFANQLNGKIDALVAHTPLPPGFDPSLISSDPRAVESLPPAIHGPVVHAYSESITTVFLWAVPVTLIAFVLAWFLKEQPLRGSVTVPDASETLGTNPVERSSIEEIARGLSVLGSREARRDLYVRITELAGLDIHPASSWLLLRMAKGGETDPVELARRTTVPADVIEEAAVEVETRGLAVRDGNPLVLTDSGRAMAAQLGVARRTVLGELLGDWDPERHAELAALLTKLSGELCGGDTDRLEKGRPATGGATA is encoded by the coding sequence ATGGCGCAGGAGACCACGGCCCCGACCGGACCGCCGACCGCCCCCGGCGAGATCCAGGACCGGCGATCGGTGCGCCTGGCCATCAGCGCGCTCGCCCTCGGCATGCTGCTGGCCGCGCTGGACCAGACGATCGTGTCCACCGCGCTGCCGACCATCGTCAGCGACCTGGGCGGGATCGAGCACCTGTCCTGGGTCGTCACCGCGTATCTGCTCGCCTCGACGGCGGCCACCCCGCTGTGGGGCAAGCTCGGCGACATGTACGGCCGGAAGAAGCTCTTCCAGACCGTCATCGTGATCTTCCTGATCGGCTCCGCGCTGTGCGGCATCGCGCAGAACATGCCGCAGCTGATCGCCTTCCGCGCCCTCCAGGGCCTGGGCGGCGGCGGTCTGATGGTGCTGTCGATGGCGATCGTCGGCGACATCGTGCCGCCCCGCGAGCGGGGCCGCTACCAGGGCGTGTTCGGCGCGGTGTTCGGCGCCAGCAGCGTCCTCGGGCCGCTGCTGGGCGGGGTGTTCACCGAGGAGCTCTCCTGGCGCTGGGTGTTCTACATCAACCTGCCGATCGGCGTCGTCGCGCTGGCCGTCATCGCGGCCGTGCTGCACATCCCGGTACGCCGCACCACGCACCGCATCGACTACCTGGGCATGGCGCTGGTCGCCGCGGCGGCGACCAGCCTGGTGCTGGTGACCTCGCTCGGCGGCACGACCTGGGCCTGGAGCTCGCCGAAGATCATCGGGCTGGCGGTGCTCGGCCTGGTCCTGGTGGCCGTGTTCATCGTCGTCGAGCGCCGGGCGGTGGAACCGGTGCTGCCGCTGCGGCTGTTCCGGATCCGCACCTTCTGGCTCGTCTCGGTGATCTCCTTCGTCATCGGCTTCGCGATGTTCGGCGCGATGACGTACCTGCCGACGTTCCTGCAGGTCGTCCACGGCTTCTCACCGACGCTGTCCGGCGTGCACATGATCCCGATGGTCATCGGTCTGCTGGTGTCCTCCACCGGCTCCGGGCAGATCGTCAGCCGCACCGGCCACTACAAGATCTTCCCGATCCTCGGCACCGGGGTCACGGCCATCGGTCTGCTGCTGCTGCACCAGCTCGACGAGTTCACCAGCACCTGGGTGATGAGTCTCTACTTCCTGATCTTCGGCCTCGGCCTGGGCCTCGTCATGCAGGTGCTGATCCTGGCCGTGCAGAACTCCGTCGGCTACGAGGACCTGGGCGCCGCCACCTCCGGCGCGACGTTCTTCCGTTCCATCGGCGCCTCCTTCGGCGTCTCGATCTTCGGCACGGTCTTCGCCAACCAGCTCAACGGCAAGATCGACGCCCTGGTCGCGCACACGCCGCTGCCGCCCGGCTTCGACCCGTCGCTGATCTCCTCCGACCCGCGCGCCGTGGAGTCACTGCCGCCCGCGATCCACGGTCCGGTGGTGCACGCGTACTCGGAGTCGATCACCACCGTGTTCCTGTGGGCGGTGCCGGTCACCCTGATCGCGTTCGTACTGGCCTGGTTCCTCAAGGAACAGCCGCTGCGCGGTTCCGTGACGGTGCCGGACGCCAGCGAGACCCTGGGCACCAACCCGGTGGAACGGTCCTCGATCGAGGAGATCGCCCGCGGGCTGTCGGTGCTCGGCAGCCGGGAGGCGCGCCGCGACCTGTATGTGCGGATCACCGAGCTGGCCGGCCTCGACATCCATCCGGCCTCCAGTTGGCTGCTGTTGCGGATGGCCAAGGGCGGCGAGACCGACCCGGTCGAGCTGGCCCGGCGCACCACCGTGCCCGCCGACGTCATCGAGGAGGCGGCCGTCGAGGTCGAGACCCGCGGACTGGCCGTCCGGGACGGCAATCCGCTGGTCCTCACCGACAGCGGCCGGGCGATGGCCGCGCAACTCGGCGTGGCCCGGCGGACCGTGCTGGGCGAACTGCTCGGCGACTGGGACCCGGAGCGGCACGCGGAGCTCGCGGCGCTGCTGACGAAGCTCAGCGGCGAACTGTGCGGCGGCGACACGGACCGCCTGGAGAAGGGCCGCCCGGCGACGGGCGGCGCCACCGCCTGA
- a CDS encoding peptidoglycan-binding protein, which yields MATAAARSAERQIALAATEGFHPLRVRPYVAEPGTEPAESTVKPLIGTAAYRPAATDVGMFPATGAGVFPATGAGMFPATYDGLEYPADDAPAYPAGDGPGHPADLSAAGPHDSGLLLDRTGHSDSDWNDAEGPGQHRGGRRRRPRRRRRGLVVAAATVAATAMAAGAVAVANQLLSTPDRPERALPDNSSSVPDVVLPTSDAMAAVAPTAAHGKAPTASPTATHRAPSTPVTTPPATVAPVSATPSPPPATVGDPVVPGPDATPSSTPAPTNHPTLATPALRMGDTGTQVRDLQQRLRRAYVYMGSVDGVFDTEVRDAVATFQFWMGITSDPEGVYGPATRTALERQTSW from the coding sequence GTGGCCACGGCCGCGGCCCGGTCGGCCGAACGGCAGATCGCGCTCGCGGCGACGGAAGGCTTCCACCCGCTGCGCGTTCGGCCATACGTGGCGGAGCCGGGCACCGAGCCCGCCGAGTCGACGGTCAAGCCACTGATCGGGACGGCCGCGTACCGCCCGGCCGCCACCGACGTGGGGATGTTCCCGGCCACCGGCGCGGGCGTGTTCCCGGCCACCGGCGCGGGGATGTTCCCGGCCACCTACGACGGCCTCGAATACCCGGCGGACGACGCTCCCGCCTACCCGGCCGGGGACGGTCCCGGGCATCCGGCGGACCTGTCCGCGGCGGGCCCCCACGACTCCGGGCTGCTGCTGGACCGCACCGGCCACTCCGACTCCGACTGGAACGACGCCGAGGGTCCGGGTCAGCACCGCGGCGGCCGGCGCCGCCGGCCCCGCCGCCGCAGACGGGGCCTCGTCGTCGCGGCCGCCACGGTGGCCGCCACGGCGATGGCCGCCGGCGCGGTCGCCGTCGCCAACCAGCTGCTGAGCACGCCCGACCGGCCGGAGCGGGCGCTGCCGGACAACAGCAGCAGCGTCCCCGACGTCGTCCTGCCGACCAGCGACGCGATGGCCGCCGTGGCACCGACCGCCGCCCACGGCAAGGCCCCCACGGCCTCGCCGACGGCGACCCACCGTGCCCCGTCCACCCCGGTGACGACTCCCCCGGCCACCGTCGCCCCGGTGTCCGCGACCCCGTCCCCGCCCCCTGCCACGGTGGGCGACCCGGTGGTGCCAGGGCCCGACGCGACCCCGAGCAGTACTCCCGCTCCCACGAACCACCCGACGCTCGCGACCCCGGCGCTGCGGATGGGCGACACCGGCACCCAGGTCAGGGACCTCCAGCAGCGGCTGCGCCGCGCCTACGTCTACATGGGCAGCGTGGACGGCGTCTTCGACACGGAGGTCAGGGACGCCGTCGCGACGTTCCAGTTCTGGATGGGGATCACCAGCGACCCCGAGGGTGTCTACGGCCCGGCGACCCGGACCGCGCTGGAGCGGCAGACCTCCTGGTAG